The following are encoded together in the Chloroflexota bacterium genome:
- a CDS encoding succinyl-CoA--3-ketoacid-CoA transferase, with translation MKERLSREAMAMRIAKELFDGAVVNLGIGIPTLVSSFVPEGMTVIYHTENGALGFGPVVTAEDMKEKADIDLVNASGQYVTPQAATEHTTKDGKPKIVKTCSVALTAPECVDLIVTDIAVIEVKDKRLWLRELAPGWTVDEVQALTEPTLRVAPDLKDIELL, from the coding sequence ATGAAGGAACGCCTCAGTCGGGAAGCTATGGCAATGAGAATAGCCAAAGAGCTATTCGATGGCGCAGTGGTGAATCTGGGCATAGGCATCCCCACGCTGGTTTCCAGCTTTGTACCAGAGGGAATGACCGTCATCTATCACACCGAAAACGGGGCTCTGGGCTTCGGTCCCGTCGTAACCGCAGAGGACATGAAAGAGAAAGCGGATATAGACCTGGTGAACGCCAGCGGACAGTATGTCACTCCTCAGGCGGCCACGGAGCATACTACCAAGGATGGAAAGCCCAAGATAGTGAAGACGTGCAGCGTGGCCTTGACCGCTCCAGAGTGCGTCGACCTGATAGTGACCGATATCGCGGTGATTGAAGTGAAGGACAAGAGATTGTGGCTGAGGGAACTAGCGCCAGGCTGGACCGTGGATGAAGTGCAGGCACTTACGGAGCCAACGCTGAGAGTAGCCCCGGACTTGAAGGACATAGAGCTGCTGTAG